Sequence from the Corallococcus sp. EGB genome:
CCGCCAGACCCCGACGGGGAGGGATTGCCGCGCACGCCCGGAGACGCGTTCCGGGTGGCGCTGCCCAACTTCGAGGGTCCTCTCGACCTGCTGCTCCACCTCATCAAGGAGCACCGGGTTGACATCTTCGACATCCCGCTGGCGCTGATCACCGCCAAGTACCTGGATTACCTGGAGCGGATGCGGGAGCTGAACCTGGACATCGCCGGGGAGTTCCTGGTGATGGCCTCCACGCTCGCCCACCTGAAGAGCCGCATGCTCCTGCCCCGGCAGGACGCGGCGCAGGTGCCGGAAGGCGCGGACGTGCTCGCGGCGGTGGAGGAGGCGCAGGACCCCCGCGCGGAGCTGGTGCGAAGGCTCCTGGAGTATCAGAAGTACAAGGAGGCCGCGGAGCACCTGGCCAAGCAGGACATCCTGGACCGGGACGTGTTCGCCCGGAAGGTGCCCGTGGAGGCGGTCCCCATCCCTGAAGACGAGGTGGGGCTGCAGGAAATCAGCGTCCTCAAGCTGGTCGAGGCGCTCGACCGCGTGCTCGAGCGGCT
This genomic interval carries:
- a CDS encoding ScpA family protein, with product MPRTPGDAFRVALPNFEGPLDLLLHLIKEHRVDIFDIPLALITAKYLDYLERMRELNLDIAGEFLVMASTLAHLKSRMLLPRQDAAQVPEGADVLAAVEEAQDPRAELVRRLLEYQKYKEAAEHLAKQDILDRDVFARKVPVEAVPIPEDEVGLQEISVLKLVEALDRVLERLTPKKTHEVVLERVSLSEAILRVAERLKKDGQVVFEALFTEAATRQEVVITFIAMLEMVKRRLIKVFQEEPLGPIQVTPNGDALEKLVPTEVDESDYR